In the genome of Mugil cephalus isolate CIBA_MC_2020 chromosome 21, CIBA_Mcephalus_1.1, whole genome shotgun sequence, one region contains:
- the insm1a gene encoding insulinoma-associated protein 1a, with the protein MPRGFLVKRNKKANPVSYRVRSDDEDAEQTAPDAPSSSSSSSSSSSSSSCSAPLSSIPVRPRTPTPTCGAAAAVPERRNRPVQFGNPEAVYQALYSPTRPVSQDHDRSYLERRFNLGSPVSAESFPTPAALTALDHLFAPVDLKIGSSNSSRSDASAASSGTLPPAAGSKRSSGDAERKSKPPSKRTKAIRKLHFEDDVTTSPVLGLKIKEAPVDQKPPRPQPAGGDVPLGEFVCQLCREAYADPFALAQHKCSRIVRVEYRCPECDKVFSCPANLASHRRWHKPKPQGGAQQAENEKAATSGKTEEAKDSSDRDTPSPEPSESGSEDGLYDCHRCGKRFKRHAYLRKHLATQHGSPKPEEEPEQEEEEAAAAVEQSATPLNLSSSTCHLCPVCGESFSSRGSQERHIRLLHSSQVYPCKYCPSVFYSSPGLTRHINKCHPSENRQVILLQMPLRPAC; encoded by the coding sequence ATGCCCAGAGGATTTTTAGTGAAAAGGAACAAGAAGGCCAACCCGGTGTCCTACCGGGTCCGCTCCGACGACGAGGACGCGGAGCAGACAGCGCCTGatgctccctcttcctcctcctcttcctcctcctcctcctcctcttcttcctgctccgcgcccctctcctccatcccGGTGCGCCCACGGACTCCTACGCCCACCTGCGGGGCTGCGGCCGCGGTTCCGGAGCGGCGCAACAGACCGGTGCAGTTCGGGAACCCGGAGGCGGTGTACCAGGCGCTGTACAGCCCCACCCGCCCCGTCAGCCAGGACCACGACCGCTCCTACCTGGAGAGGCGCTTCAACCTCGGCTCGCCGGTCTCCGCGGAGTCCTTCCCCACACCTGCGGCGCTCACCGCCTTGGACCACCTCTTCGCCCCCGTGGACCTGAAAATCGGCTCCAGCAACAGCAGCCGCAGCGACGCCAGCGCCGCGTCCTCCGGGACGCTCCCCCCCGCCGCCGGATCCAAGCGCTCGTCCGGCGACGCGGAGCGCAAAAGCAAACCGCCCTCCAAGAGGACCAAAGCCATCCGGAAACTGCACTTTGAGGACGATGTCACCACGTCTCCGGTTCTCGGGCTCAAAATTAAAGAGGCGCCGGTGGACCAGAAGCCCCCCAGGCCGCAGCCGGCCGGGGGCGACGTCCCGCTGGGGGAGTTTGTGTGCCAGCTGTGCCGGGAAGCGTACGCGGACCCGTTCGCTCTGGCGCAGCACAAGTGCTCCAGGATAGTCCGGGTCGAGTACAGGTGTCCGGAGTGCGACAAGGTGTTCAGCTGCCCGGCCAACCTCGCCTCACACCGGCGGTGGCACAAGCCGAAGCCCCAGGGAGGAGCGCAACAAGCGGAGAACGAGAAGGCGGCGACGTCCGGGAAGACGGAGGAGGCGAAGGATTCTAGTGACAGAGACACACCCAGTCCCGAGCCGTCCGAGTCCGGCTCAGAGGACGGACTGTATGACTGCCACCGCTGTGGCAAGAGGTTTAAGCGCCACGCGTACCTGCGGAAGCACCTGGCGACCCAGCACGGCTCCCCGAAACCAGAGGAGGAgccggagcaggaggaggaggaggcggcggcggcggtggagcAGAGCGCGACGCCGCTCAACCTGAGCTCCTCCACCTGCCACCTGTGTCCCGTGTGCGGGGAGAGCTTCAGCAGCAGGGGCAGCCAGGAGCGCCACATCCGCCTCCTGCACTCGTCGCAGGTCTACCCCTGCAAATACTGCCCGTCCGTCTTCTACAGCTCCCCGGGACTCACCAGACACATCAACAAGTGTCACCCGTCCGAGAACCGGCAGGTGATCCTGCTGCAGATGCCGCTGCGCCCCGCCTGCTGA